From Woronichinia naegeliana WA131, the proteins below share one genomic window:
- the secG gene encoding preprotein translocase subunit SecG, whose product MTLVTLIRIIWIISAALLVVLVLLHSPKGDGLGGIGGQAQLFTSAKSAEKTLNQITWTLSSIFIGLTIVLSAGWLAR is encoded by the coding sequence ATGACCCTTGTCACCTTGATTCGTATTATTTGGATTATTTCTGCTGCTTTGCTCGTTGTTTTGGTCTTACTCCATAGCCCCAAAGGGGATGGCTTGGGAGGAATTGGTGGTCAAGCTCAACTCTTTACCAGTGCCAAAAGTGCAGAGAAAACCCTCAATCAAATTACCTGGACATTGAGTAGTATTTTTATTGGACTGACTATTGTTCTGAGTGCAGGTTGGTTAGCCCGTTAA